A DNA window from Phaeobacter sp. A36a-5a contains the following coding sequences:
- the ybgF gene encoding tol-pal system protein YbgF, which yields MRLRPLAIAALALTLAVPPLAVRAQDQQTLADIRQELTVLHVEIQRLKREMSTTGSPQTNVAGDSVLDRVSAIEAELQRLTAQTEQLSYRVDQVVQDGTNRIGDLEFRLVELEGGDVSKLGETSTLGGGELPAAGAPALPATPPGTSVDTTSELAVGEQTDFDAAKAALDSGAYQEAAEKFAAFTLAYPGSPLAAAVEYNRGKALDGLGDTREAARAYLASFSGNSSGETAPKALYELGAALGRLGQTSQACVTLAEVGSRFPGAAETAAAEAERAKLACN from the coding sequence ATGCGACTGCGTCCTCTTGCGATTGCCGCCCTTGCGCTGACCCTGGCTGTGCCCCCGCTTGCCGTCCGGGCGCAGGATCAACAGACCCTTGCCGATATCCGGCAGGAACTCACCGTGCTGCACGTCGAAATCCAGCGGCTGAAGCGGGAAATGTCGACCACCGGCAGCCCGCAGACCAATGTCGCGGGCGACAGTGTGCTGGACCGCGTCAGCGCCATAGAGGCGGAGCTGCAGCGGCTGACCGCGCAGACCGAACAGCTCTCCTACCGGGTCGATCAGGTGGTGCAGGATGGCACCAACCGGATTGGTGACCTGGAGTTCCGTCTGGTGGAACTGGAAGGCGGCGATGTCTCGAAACTGGGGGAAACCAGCACGCTGGGCGGCGGTGAGCTGCCCGCAGCCGGGGCACCTGCGCTGCCCGCCACGCCGCCGGGCACTTCGGTCGATACGACGTCGGAGCTGGCGGTGGGCGAGCAGACGGATTTCGACGCCGCCAAGGCCGCGCTGGACAGCGGCGCCTATCAGGAGGCTGCGGAGAAATTCGCGGCGTTCACCCTGGCTTATCCCGGCAGCCCGCTGGCCGCAGCGGTGGAATACAATCGCGGCAAGGCGCTGGACGGGCTGGGTGACACCCGCGAGGCCGCGCGGGCCTATCTGGCGTCATTCTCCGGCAACTCCTCAGGAGAGACCGCGCCGAAGGCATTGTACGAACTGGGCGCGGCACTGGGGCGGCTGGGTCAGACCAGCCAGGCCTGCGTGACCCTGGCAGAGGTCGGCAGCCGCTTTCCCGGTGCAGCCGAAACCGCCGCAGCGGAGGCGGAACGCGCAAAACTGGCCTGCAATTGA
- the pal gene encoding peptidoglycan-associated lipoprotein Pal, producing MSGLTKAVLVAAALGLSACTGNPWDDAAGAGGPGAGAGAGAAGQLDPSSPAYFQQTVGDRVLFAVDQSTLSPAAQSVLQGQARWLTANPDYVVTIEGHADEQGTREYNLALGARRANAAREYLISQGVAGGRLQVVSFGKERPLEICSNEACYTKNRRAVTVLAGGLTG from the coding sequence ATGAGCGGTTTGACAAAAGCAGTGCTGGTGGCAGCGGCGTTGGGGCTGAGCGCCTGTACGGGCAACCCCTGGGATGATGCAGCCGGGGCCGGTGGGCCTGGTGCAGGGGCCGGGGCGGGCGCTGCGGGGCAGCTGGATCCCAGCAGCCCGGCCTACTTCCAGCAGACGGTCGGCGACCGGGTGCTGTTTGCGGTTGACCAGTCGACCCTGTCACCTGCCGCCCAGAGCGTTCTGCAGGGGCAGGCGCGCTGGCTGACGGCCAACCCGGATTATGTGGTCACAATCGAAGGCCACGCCGATGAGCAGGGCACCCGCGAATATAACCTTGCACTGGGTGCGCGCCGGGCCAATGCTGCCCGCGAATACCTGATTTCCCAAGGGGTTGCGGGCGGTCGTCTGCAGGTTGTCAGCTTTGGCAAGGAGCGTCCGCTGGAGATCTGCTCGAACGAGGCCTGCTACACCAAGAACCGTCGCGCGGTCACCGTGCTGGCGGGTGGCCTGACGGGGTAA
- the tilS gene encoding tRNA lysidine(34) synthetase TilS, with protein MPTRLGVAVSGGGDSMALMYALHECFADLGVEICVATVDHGLRASSGEEAQMVADVAAKLGLAHDILQWVDRPSAQQAGNLQEQARNARYTLLTAWAQLNDIPVVALGHTADDQAETLLMRLGRSSGVSGLAAMPRSRAIEGITLLRPLLEVTREELRGYLRERGGQWVEDPSNEDLRFERVRVRQAMDALAPLGLTVQRLAAVARNMGAAREALDWYTFLAARDMAEVRDGAIVIDQRQFRTLPDEIAHRLLVRSVQWVSGAVHPPRREPMVQAREAVRRGGSFTLGGCRMITRKQRTWVCREYNPVADEMTRPGRLWDGRWRVFGGEVKDHEVRALGSDGLQHCPDWRSAEVPGEVLHATPAVWRGGELVAAPLAGFGNGWSAELVQNSEEFFTALLSH; from the coding sequence TTGCCCACGCGGCTGGGCGTTGCGGTGTCAGGCGGCGGCGACTCGATGGCGCTGATGTATGCGCTGCATGAGTGTTTTGCCGATCTGGGCGTGGAAATCTGTGTCGCAACTGTTGATCACGGGCTGCGCGCGAGCTCGGGCGAGGAGGCGCAGATGGTGGCGGATGTGGCTGCCAAACTGGGTCTGGCGCATGATATCCTGCAATGGGTTGACCGGCCTTCTGCGCAGCAGGCGGGCAATCTTCAGGAGCAGGCCCGCAACGCGCGCTATACGCTGCTGACCGCATGGGCGCAGTTGAATGACATCCCGGTGGTTGCATTGGGGCATACGGCCGATGATCAGGCCGAAACGCTGCTGATGCGGCTGGGGCGGTCGTCGGGGGTGTCCGGTCTGGCTGCGATGCCGCGCAGCCGCGCGATCGAGGGGATCACCCTGCTGCGGCCGCTTCTGGAGGTGACGCGCGAAGAGCTGCGCGGCTACCTGCGGGAGCGGGGAGGGCAATGGGTTGAGGACCCCAGCAACGAGGATCTGCGTTTCGAGCGTGTGCGGGTGCGTCAGGCGATGGATGCGCTGGCGCCGCTGGGGCTGACCGTGCAGCGGCTGGCCGCCGTTGCCCGCAATATGGGCGCCGCCCGCGAAGCCCTGGACTGGTATACGTTCCTGGCCGCCCGCGACATGGCCGAGGTGCGCGATGGCGCGATTGTCATCGACCAGCGCCAGTTTCGCACGCTGCCGGACGAAATTGCCCACCGGCTGCTGGTGCGATCCGTGCAATGGGTCAGCGGGGCGGTGCATCCGCCACGGCGTGAGCCGATGGTGCAGGCCCGCGAGGCAGTGCGTCGTGGCGGATCCTTCACATTGGGGGGCTGCCGGATGATCACCCGCAAACAGCGCACATGGGTCTGCCGCGAATATAACCCGGTGGCCGATGAGATGACCCGGCCCGGTCGGCTCTGGGACGGGCGCTGGCGGGTTTTTGGCGGCGAGGTGAAGGACCATGAGGTGCGCGCCCTGGGCTCTGACGGCCTGCAGCACTGTCCCGACTGGCGCAGTGCCGAGGTTCCGGGCGAGGTGCTTCATGCCACGCCGGCCGTGTGGCGGGGGGGGGAGCTGGTTGCCGCCCCATTGGCAGGATTTGGCAACGGATGGTCCGCAGAACTGGTTCAGAACAGCGAAGAGTTCTTCACAGCTCTTTTATCGCATTGA
- the tolQ gene encoding protein TolQ — translation MEAETLALAQEIDFSMWGLFARATLTVKLVMLMLVVASVWSWAIILQKLINYRLARREAAEFDRAFWSGEPLDGLFDQIGPQPKGQSQRIFAAGMTEWRRSHRTDGALIAGAQARIERSMDVAIAKESEHVQSGLSILATVGSTAPFVGLFGTVWGIMTAFIEIAEQQNTNLAVVAPGIAEALMATGLGLLAAIPAVIFYNKLSADSDRIIGSYEAFADEFSTILSRQLDS, via the coding sequence TCTGGCGTTGGCGCAGGAGATTGATTTCTCCATGTGGGGACTATTCGCGCGGGCGACCCTGACGGTCAAATTGGTGATGCTGATGCTGGTTGTCGCCTCCGTTTGGTCCTGGGCGATCATCCTGCAGAAACTGATCAACTATCGTCTGGCCCGTCGGGAGGCGGCGGAGTTCGACCGTGCCTTCTGGTCCGGTGAGCCGCTGGATGGTCTGTTTGACCAGATCGGCCCGCAGCCCAAGGGGCAGTCGCAGCGGATCTTTGCCGCCGGGATGACCGAATGGCGGCGCAGTCATCGCACCGACGGGGCGCTGATTGCGGGTGCGCAGGCACGGATCGAGCGGTCGATGGATGTGGCGATCGCCAAGGAAAGCGAACATGTGCAGAGTGGTCTGTCGATCCTGGCCACTGTTGGGTCCACCGCACCGTTTGTCGGGCTGTTCGGCACCGTCTGGGGCATCATGACCGCCTTTATCGAGATCGCAGAGCAGCAGAACACCAACCTCGCCGTTGTGGCGCCGGGCATTGCCGAGGCGCTGATGGCGACGGGTCTGGGGCTGCTGGCTGCGATTCCTGCGGTGATTTTCTACAACAAGCTGAGCGCGGACAGCGACCGGATCATCGGCAGCTACGAAGCCTTTGCCGATGAGTTTTCCACCATCCTCAGCCGCCAGCTGGATTCCTGA
- a CDS encoding energy transducer TonB: MQTGTKISVAGHALLAGWVVFGAWFPSEPLPMAVQDVSIISTEEFARLSQQRAAPVVADTAGDLTQPEPEPAPQVTPPPEPEPEPQISQPEPVTPPEPDTELAERPEPQPVEPTPPVAAPAPPDVPDTTTVTPQLAERPQLRPLDRVAPTPVAPPEPDTRIDDVAQPEVSDEVGSEPAQESQQATAEAAANDRIVTEEVEAQTEQVASAAPAQSLRPRTRPARPTRPEPVAQPEPEPATTEPVEPDPVPDRSDAVEDALAAALAGGGEVAAPEPSGPPLTSGEKDALRVAVQQCWNVGSLSSEALRTTVVVSVALTPDGRPEEGSIRMLSSTGGSGAAANQAFGAARRAILRCGARGFQLPSDKYAQWRNIEMTFNPERMRIK, encoded by the coding sequence GTGCAGACCGGAACCAAGATCTCTGTTGCAGGCCATGCGCTGCTGGCGGGCTGGGTCGTTTTCGGCGCCTGGTTCCCGTCCGAGCCGCTGCCGATGGCGGTGCAGGATGTGTCGATCATCTCGACCGAGGAATTCGCCCGGCTGAGCCAGCAGCGCGCCGCGCCAGTGGTGGCCGATACCGCCGGCGATCTGACCCAGCCCGAGCCGGAACCCGCACCGCAGGTCACGCCACCGCCGGAGCCGGAGCCCGAACCGCAGATCAGCCAGCCTGAGCCGGTGACCCCGCCCGAGCCTGACACCGAACTGGCCGAGCGCCCGGAGCCGCAGCCGGTTGAGCCGACACCGCCGGTGGCCGCGCCCGCGCCGCCCGACGTGCCGGACACGACCACGGTGACACCGCAGCTGGCCGAGCGCCCGCAGCTGCGCCCGCTGGACCGCGTCGCCCCGACCCCGGTGGCACCACCGGAGCCGGACACCCGGATTGATGATGTGGCCCAGCCAGAGGTCTCCGATGAGGTTGGTTCCGAGCCTGCCCAGGAGTCCCAGCAGGCCACGGCAGAGGCGGCGGCCAACGACCGGATCGTGACCGAGGAGGTCGAGGCGCAGACCGAACAGGTGGCCAGCGCTGCACCTGCGCAGTCACTGCGGCCCCGGACCCGGCCAGCGCGGCCGACGCGGCCGGAGCCAGTCGCACAGCCCGAACCGGAACCTGCCACGACTGAGCCGGTCGAGCCTGACCCCGTGCCGGATCGCTCTGATGCGGTGGAGGATGCGCTGGCCGCAGCCCTTGCCGGTGGTGGTGAGGTGGCAGCGCCGGAACCCTCGGGCCCGCCGCTGACCAGTGGCGAAAAGGATGCGCTGCGGGTGGCCGTGCAGCAATGCTGGAACGTCGGCTCGCTGTCATCGGAGGCGCTGCGCACTACCGTGGTGGTCTCGGTCGCGCTGACACCGGACGGCCGGCCCGAGGAGGGCAGTATTCGGATGCTTTCCAGCACCGGCGGATCGGGGGCTGCGGCCAATCAGGCCTTTGGCGCGGCGCGGCGGGCGATTCTGCGCTGCGGTGCGCGTGGTTTCCAACTTCCGTCTGACAAATATGCGCAATGGCGTAATATCGAAATGACCTTCAATCCCGAAAGGATGCGGATCAAATGA
- the tolB gene encoding Tol-Pal system beta propeller repeat protein TolB, whose product MRTYLATLVMGATLLGAAVMAPVLPAQAQDGPLRIEITDGVIEPLPYAVPGFVPETPAAAELAREISRVIAADLSGTGLFREVPASAHIAKVTDFDAAIGYADWKAVNAQALITGALSVNGNRLTVRFRGYDVFAEKELGTGLQFSGTTDGWRRMAHKVADVIYSRITGESGYFDSRVVFVSESGPKDDRRKRLAVMDYDGANVQYLTNSASIVLAPRFSPTGDRVLYTSYESGFPQIHVLDVGSVQRRVLSADNGIMSFAPRFAPDGRTVVYSQSQGGNTDIFTMDIDTGTRTRLTSAPSIETAPSFSPDGSQIVFESDRSGAPQLYVMAATGGEARRISFGAGRYGTPVWSPRGDMIAFTKQNKGRFHIGVMRTDGSEERLLTASFLDEGPTWSPNGRVIMFTRETQGASGRALLYSVDVSGRNLKPVRTPDGASDPAWSPLQN is encoded by the coding sequence ATGAGGACATATCTGGCAACGCTCGTGATGGGCGCGACCCTGCTGGGGGCGGCGGTGATGGCACCGGTTTTGCCTGCGCAGGCACAGGATGGCCCGCTGAGGATCGAAATCACCGACGGGGTGATCGAACCCTTGCCCTATGCGGTGCCCGGCTTTGTGCCGGAAACCCCTGCCGCCGCCGAACTGGCGCGTGAGATTTCGCGGGTGATTGCCGCGGATCTGAGCGGCACCGGCCTGTTTCGTGAAGTCCCGGCCTCGGCCCATATCGCCAAGGTCACCGATTTCGATGCGGCGATCGGCTATGCCGACTGGAAAGCGGTGAATGCACAGGCGCTGATCACCGGCGCCCTCAGCGTGAACGGCAACCGGCTGACGGTGCGGTTCCGGGGCTATGACGTCTTTGCTGAAAAGGAGCTGGGCACCGGTCTGCAGTTTTCCGGCACCACCGACGGCTGGCGGCGTATGGCCCATAAGGTGGCGGATGTGATCTACAGCCGCATCACCGGCGAAAGCGGGTATTTCGACAGCCGGGTGGTGTTTGTTTCCGAAAGCGGGCCAAAGGACGACCGGCGCAAGCGGCTGGCGGTGATGGATTACGATGGCGCCAATGTGCAATATCTGACCAACAGCGCCTCCATCGTGCTGGCGCCGCGGTTCTCACCCACCGGCGACCGGGTGCTGTACACCAGCTACGAGAGCGGCTTTCCGCAGATCCATGTGCTGGATGTGGGCAGCGTGCAGCGTCGGGTGCTGTCGGCGGACAATGGCATCATGAGCTTTGCGCCGCGATTTGCGCCGGATGGGCGCACCGTGGTCTACTCGCAGTCGCAGGGCGGCAATACCGATATCTTCACCATGGATATCGACACCGGCACCCGGACCCGGCTGACCAGTGCGCCGTCGATCGAAACCGCCCCGTCGTTTTCCCCCGATGGCAGCCAGATCGTCTTTGAAAGCGACCGTTCCGGCGCGCCGCAGCTCTATGTGATGGCGGCAACCGGCGGCGAGGCCCGGCGGATCAGTTTTGGCGCGGGGCGCTACGGCACTCCGGTGTGGTCGCCGCGCGGTGACATGATCGCCTTTACCAAGCAGAACAAGGGCCGGTTCCATATCGGCGTGATGCGGACCGATGGCAGCGAGGAACGCCTGCTGACGGCCTCCTTCCTAGATGAGGGGCCGACCTGGTCCCCGAATGGCCGGGTGATCATGTTCACCCGTGAAACCCAAGGGGCCAGCGGCCGGGCGCTGCTCTATTCGGTGGATGTATCGGGGCGCAACCTGAAACCGGTCCGCACCCCCGATGGCGCGTCGGATCCGGCGTGGTCGCCCTTGCAGAACTGA
- the tolR gene encoding protein TolR, with product MGASVQPNAANGRRRGRRRSRARPMAEINVTPFVDVMLVLLIIFMVAAPLMTVGVPVELPKTAAGALPGDEEEPLTVTMTAGGEIQIQTTAVAPDELIAKLRAIAAERTSDQVFLRADGAIPYEAVMQVMGALNAGGFSSVGLVTDVGGPTLDGRAVEDSGQ from the coding sequence ATGGGCGCCTCGGTTCAACCCAATGCCGCCAACGGGCGCCGCCGGGGACGGCGGCGCAGCCGTGCGCGGCCGATGGCGGAAATCAACGTCACGCCCTTTGTCGATGTGATGCTGGTGCTGCTGATCATCTTTATGGTGGCGGCCCCGCTGATGACGGTGGGCGTGCCGGTGGAGCTGCCAAAGACCGCCGCAGGCGCGCTGCCCGGCGATGAGGAAGAGCCGCTGACCGTGACCATGACCGCCGGCGGCGAGATCCAGATCCAGACAACTGCCGTGGCCCCGGATGAGCTGATCGCCAAACTGCGCGCCATCGCGGCAGAGCGGACCTCCGATCAGGTGTTTCTGCGTGCGGATGGGGCTATCCCCTATGAGGCGGTGATGCAGGTGATGGGGGCGCTGAATGCCGGTGGGTTTTCCAGCGTTGGTCTGGTGACCGATGTGGGTGGTCCAACCCTTGATGGGCGGGCTGTCGAAGACAGCGGGCAATAG